In Tripterygium wilfordii isolate XIE 37 chromosome 17, ASM1340144v1, whole genome shotgun sequence, the genomic window AATTTACCATTTTTTGGGAACCACGCAGAACCTGCATATATATCAAATTTTAGACCACAACTTGGCAGCACAATATCAGCTGAAGAACATTGCATCAAATAACAGAATGTAGCAATTGAAGTTTGTAATTCAATGCATGATTGCATTGGATTTGACAACACCACATCTCACCATTCAATGGTGcagatttggtggaattggTAGAATAATTCCAACCAATCTTTTTTCAttccatctctattacataaaaagtctaGTCAACCACATCtcctaatacagtcacatcaacaaaacacatatcccaATACAgttacatcagcaaaacataaatttctatacaatatCCATTCTCACCCAACATGAAGACCAATAACATTCCATgtctccatgttgtccccaacaaaactacaccaaaacacacaatcccaatacagccgcatcagcaaaacacgtctctcaatacaccCATATCAATAAatgacaatgctagagacccccaaaattctcccaaatctatgtggcattaaaatagtcattgattaaaaacatacatgtagggcccacttcacagccaacactctacattaaatgagagtcttttgggggtcactttttgagggtctcaagcattattcatcaacaaaacacattttccaatacaatcacatcaacaaaagacaataaCAATTTAACATTGCAAGTGCCTTAACGGGTTTCTCTACCAGTAGCCTATCTTGCAGCAGATAACACATACTCATGCATGCTCTGTCACTCGTGCACAAACACTCACAGATCTCTGTCATTGGattgttctcttttcttgaaATTAAGCAACTCATAATATAAATCAGTATAAAAGAAAGCTATTGAATGCCGGAATACCATATATAAAATTCAATGTTGTGTTACAAATAAACCATATAAATTACAGAAGCACTCTGCCAGACAACTTTGGCAACTACAAATGCCATTACACAGTCATATAGTCATGATCATTGACTTAATTagaacaaattgaacaatttaGAATGGAACCCAGCAGTTTTGTTAGGCTTTTACACTCTCTACcataaaattttgttgaaaaGATTGATTCTTGGACACAAACTACAGTACCTGTCTAGAGAAACTCTGTGTCATTCTCTGTTTCAGGATATGATTCCAACAAGAACTGTGATATCATCAATCTTGCCACCTTTGTGTTGGAACCCAGCCTTTCTTGATGCCTTTGCAAACGGGCTTAAAGCAAACCTATCAAAGGAGTTGTACAGAGCATACTCTGCAATCAGAATCGCCAAATCTTCGGTCGACGAAGCCTTTCCTTTCTGCAAAAGCTCTTCAATCTCACTTTCATACATGTTGTCAAACAACCCATCTGTGCCAACAACGACAATATCTCCGGCCTTCACAGCGACTTTAATCTCTTTAGCACAACTGGGTTTGTCAGACCCTTCACTATTCCCCAACTGAAACGGAAAATTGAAACCCCTCTGTTGAGCCTCTGACTTGTACACGAGCTTCTTGTCTCTGAAAACCATGAACCCGCTATCTCCCACATTCGCACAATGCAGATGATTATCGTCGCGGAGGGTTAGAATGCAAGCAGTAGACGATCCCCGTTCCTTGGTGTTCAAGAAAGCTGAATTCAACACTCTTTTTGGATCAACGGCTCCTTGAGGTTCATTGAGGACTGCAGTTAGAGAATTCCTCATCAGTTCTCTCGCGTACTCGCCGGCATCGATTCCCTTCTTAGCCCAACCACCAACACCATCCGCGACACCCATCGTGTTCTTCTTTAGCCAGAGGAAGTGAGCGTCTTCTCCTCGGGGCTTCGACGGGTTATCTTTAGGGAGATAACATGATCCTGCAGAAACCATCTTTAACGGTTTTCTTTCACAAAAATTCCCATTCACAGTAGCTCTTCTCCCACTGCAGTAGTAGTCATTCGTCGTATGAACAACCAAATCTTCATTGGCAATCATGTTGAATGATTGAAATTTATCACCAACGAGAATGCCGAGAACGCAAGGCagcaaaacaaacaaagaagaatGAATTTTCCTAATTAGTAATCTCAACAATGGTGATCTTGGCGTAAGAGATTGTGAGTGCAGCTTTTAAATAACTGGCTTAGCCCAACTCCTTCAAGAATTATGATTTGGTTATTTAGTTTTATTCAATAATCAAAAAACGTAAGAGTACAGCTTATTTTGGCTTAAAGAAACACAGAggataaagataataataacaaaTGAGGATTTGGACGGTAGAGAAATATGCTAATTGggctcaatatatatatgtatcaaatGATAAGAATATAAGATGGGGTAAacgaaataaaaattgatatctCATATACTTTaaagataaacaaaaaaatccatATATCCTAGTAAgtgtggtattttttttttaataaatgtaTGGACATATGATGCAATTGACTTGGAAATTTTGAGCAATTAGATTATCTATCAAAAGTTCTTTTTAGTAAACAATAATTTTCATTGATAAAAAAATGTTACAGTTTTCGAATAGATTCATACTTCACTGGATAGTGAATTTCCGTTAGGTAGTCATGTATCAAAACTCTTAAACCATGTAAGCTCATTGATAAATGGGTGATGTTGTGAGTTATCGAATTTTCTTCTCATCACACCTGCTTGCAAGCAATCACCCCAAACTTATACATTAACTGTTTGGCTTATAGGATGAATCAAACGAAGTGTCCACAGATGGTGGCTCATCATACTTTTTATTGacatgatttttaatttttttagttcTGTCCCTCGATTTTCGATGGAACAAGCCATTAATTATATGGTTTAAGGCCTTAAGAAGCACATGCATTTAGGTTCCAATTATTTTCTCCAATTTTAGCTTAAATTATCCCTCaaaattatgtttaaaaatgcgtAATTAGATATTTTAgtgtttataatattataatataatacattttgaaaaaaaaaaaatcttaaatccAAAATCCCAAATCCCAAATCATAAACACTAAAACTTATATCCTAAACTCTAATTCTTAAATTCGAGACTCTAAATACTAATTCTAAAtcataaactctaatatgtcatttaaaaaaaaacataattctaTATGGTTTTAAGAAAATTATAACTAAAAATTGTAGCAAAAATTAGTCTCTCCCAACTTCACACTTCacaagtaaaaaataataaaatattaaaaaaaaaaactagtgaaATCGAAACAAAAGGAGCTAATCGAGCTCTCGAGGAAAACAGTAAATCGCGGTCACTTCCATTTGGCGGGAGATATATCGTTTCGACTCTGCGATTCTAGGGCACAACTAGTCATTCGATTGCTCTGGTGCTACTTCctgtctctctcactctctgaatttttgaatttcttgttCAAATCTTTCTGTTTACGAGAAACCCCTAAAAATCATGGAGGAGAGCCCTCAAGCTCCAACTCCAGAACCAGAAGCGTCGTCACGACGCTCGGTAAGTCACAattctctcttccttttgaCCATAACATGGCTATGTGCGACTCTTTGAACTCACCTTGGTGGTTATTTTTTCGGGTACCCAGAAAAGGGCTAGGGCACAAACGCATACCGATGCTGGCCAGCCTAGTAAAACCAGTGAAGGAAGCGACGATAGTCTCAACCAGCAGGACAAGGACGACTCGCCCGACTATTCTGAAGAGGTTCGTCCCAAAGCCAAGAGAAACCGCGCTTCAGAAGGAACATATGGCCCTGCGCACGGAGCTGCTCTCAGTTTGATGGGTAACAAACTTAGGGCTTCATAGTTTTACCTCATAATTTTAATTACGTTTTTTTATATACTAAATTTTCGAAATCAATCATTGCACCATTTTGAGGGGTTGAGTTGCAAGCTTTGTTTTATTGTAATAATTTGTATTGAAGTTTGTGATGAATTTTGCTAGAAATTTGTTAAGTGATCTTTCTCTGATATCAATTTATGTGTTCACAAGCCTTTATGCAGAGTTAAAACTATCAAAAAGGGTTGAGCTGGACATAAAGCGCTTAACGTGAACATTTATGTGAAAAAAGATAGTTGAGAGAACCTTTTCGTATTCATATCTCTCTTTGGAATCATAATATGTATGTCAAAGCGTGAACTCAGTTAGAATTTTTAATTAGCATAAAATTAACAAACATGAAGACTTCATTGTACCTATTACTAATCATTTAATCTTTTTCATGAGTTACACAGCACATCCTTATAGAGTAAATAGCCCCTTATTGTTGATGCGAAATCATAACCTTACTAACTTCATTTAGAGATTATGTAGGTGCCAAATATAATTGTTAAAATTGTGTATCGTTTAAGATATCAATATTCTGATTTCTTTGACCATGCATCACAAGTTGTTTTTATCTTGTAAACTACTTGCTTCAAAGAGTCATCCCAAAACACAAGACCAGTCCAACAGAGTATGTTAATAATTGTATTGCATCCCGTCTTACTTCTGTACTTGTATCACTTTATAATAATTGATCCAACCTTTTAAGTTGGCAGAGACTTCTGAGTGATTTGGCTCATATAGGTTACTCCTGTTATATAGGTATTTTATTATTGCGTTGTATGCATGTAGTTCATCAACCACATCATCATATATCTGTGTCGAGTAAACAACAGGTTAATGGTTTTTATGTACATTTGTTTTCTTGCAGAGGTTATTAAAGGAAATGGAAAAGTTATTCCTCAAACAATAAAGCTTTGGGTTGAGCAATATGAAAAGGATCCGAAACCTGCAATGGCAGAACTCTTGACAATGCTGTTTGAGGTATTTTGGCTATGCGATTGAGATAATTGTTCTGCACAGTTGAATTCATTAGTTCGGACTCTTCTCTGAGTCTGAATCAAAATATGAACCCAATTCTCACACTTGAAAATTGAACTCTCAGACTATACAATTGTAAAATTGTGCAGGCTTGTGGAGCTAAATTTTACATCGGAGGAGACACTTTGGATGAAACTGATGTGGACGATGTTGTGGTTGCTCTCGTCAACCTTGCTAGAAGAGTATCCTTTCTTTCTGTGCCTTTTATTGTTATGTCATTTAGACCCTTTCCAAGAATTTTGTTGAACAAACAAATAGCTGACTTTATCTTACAGTTCATGCATCAAGATTTTATGCTACAATGTTGCCTTAACATTGGAATCTTAGGGAGAGGTCGAAGATTATCAAAGTTCCAAGAAGAAGGAGttcaaaaacttcaaagatAATCTTGTTTCATTCTGGGACAATTTGGTTATTGAGTGCCAAAATGGGCCATTGTTTGATAAGATTTTGTTTGACAATTGCATGGACTATATAATTGCACTTTCATGGTTAGTATTCATTTTCCATAAATTTCTGGAATTATGGTTAAGTTTATGAAGCAAATATGAACTTACTGGTTGAATCTGTCTGTATTAACACTAAGCAGCACTCCTCCAAGAGTTTATCGTCAAGTTGCTTCGTTGATGGGTCTTCAACTTGTCACATCCTTAATTAGTGTTGCTAAAATGCTTGGCACACAGCGAGAAACTACACAGAGACAGTTGAATGCCGAGAAGAAAAAACGAGCTGATGGGCCGCGTGTGGAGTCACTGAACAAAAGGTTATCAATGACACATGAAAATATAAACACTTTAGAGGATATGATGCGGAAAATATTTACTGGGTAGGAGTTCTTCTACTTAATATAGTAATTCAAAGACAAATGATTGTCTGATTTGGTGAAGTTATCACGTTCTCAACATCATTTGTCTTCGTTTAAGGGCTCTTCTAATTTTATCTTTCATGAATTTTGAAGGTTATTTGTGCATCGGTACCGTGACGTTGATCCCAATATTAGGATGTCTTGCATACAGTCTCTTGGTGTATGGATATTGTCGTATCCTTCACTCTTTTTGCAAGATCTTTACTTGAAGTATCTTGGATGGACACTGAATGATAaagtaattaatcttaaatGTTTTAGAAACTACGCTTTCATTTATTTTGCGGACAAGCTTGATGTGATTCTTTTCTCCTTGTTCTTTTTGCAGAGTGCTGGGGTAAGAAAGGCTTCAGTTATTGCATTGCAAAACCTTTATGAGATGGATGACAACGTGCCCAATCTCCATCTATTTACTCAGAGATTTTCCAACCGAATGATTGAGCTAGCGGATGACATTGATGTTTCTGTGGCTGTATGTGGCATTGGACTTGTTAAACAATTGCTTCGGTAACGTccattgtttatttttcttagatcCTTAATTCCTGCAAAGGTATAAATGCTGAATTGTTCTTATGGTGTCTGCAGACATCAGCTTCTGCCTGATGATGACTTGGGTCCTCTGTATGACTTACTAATCGATGATCCACCAGAAATCAGGCGTGCAATTGGTGCGTTAGTGTATGAGCACTTGATTGCTCAAAAATTCAATAGCTCCCAGTCCGGCTTAAAAGGTTCTCTTACTAATCAACTCTTTAATGCAACTTGTTTACGAAAATTCTGTCATACATAACTTTCATTGTTGTAATGATAACTTTGCAGGGAAAGAAAGTAAGTCTTCTGAGGTCCATCTTAGCAGAATGTTAAAAATACTTAGCGAGTTTTCGGCAGACCCAATTTTAAGTATTTATGTCATTGATGATGTTTGGGAGTACATGAAAGCCATGAAGGTATGATGTgattaatatattttgtttgtgcaATGCACATATGTATATGTTAAGTGGTTTTATAGGGGTTTGGAGGCAAGGAGGAGCTGCTTCCAGTGCTCGTTATAACAAAAGAAAGCCTAGGATTAATATTTTAGACAGGCAGCTGTGCTTGTATTGTAAACCCTTTTACTTTAACTCTAAGTAAATGCTGCATTTGTTTTGCTCTTCAATTCACAGGATTGGAAGTGTATTATATCAATGCTCTTGGATGAGAAACCATTGATTGAGCTCACTGAAGATGATGCTACAAACTTGATCAGACTTCTTTTTGCGTCTGTGAGAAAAGCAGTTGGAGAGAGGATTGTTCCTGCTTCTGATAATCGTAAGCAGTATTACAATAAAGCACAGAAGGTGTGTAAATCGTCCGGCTTATACCTTATTTATCTATTTTGATTTCTAATTTTTTGTATTGTCAACTTGTGAATTCTTCTACTCCATAGAAAGCCGATAACTTTCAAATGGTATTGTCAACTTGGTATCTAGCTTTATATTTGATTCAGTTTACATGTAACCAGATTatgttgctatatatatatatatatatatatatatgttttccgTTTAAATCTTTTTTTCGGAGTCATATGACCATTCAAAGATATAACCTTATGCATTCAAGCTTTAACAATGTGATGTATGCATGAACTCTCATGTTCTAACTTGATGTAACACACGATATTGAGATGACGAGCTGCCTGAAAATTTTCTTCCACTTTCTAAGAAGAGTGAGTTTTGTCCATCCAATTACCAGGAGATACATGAGAATAACAGGCGTGATATAACCATTTCCATGATGAAGAGCTATCCGCTACTTCTACACAAATTCATGGCTGACAAGGAAAAAGTGTCGGCGCTGGTTGAGATTATCTCATTTATGAATGTTGAACTTTATTCATTGAAGAGACAGGAACAGGTGACTGAATTTATTGTAGCTGCAAGCTGTTCAGTACTGCTTCTATTGCCTTAGTGCTGATTTGTTGTCTTTGcagaattttaaaaatgtccttGAGCTCATGAAAGAGGCTTTTTTTAAACATGGTGAAAAGGATGCTCTCAGATCTTGTGTGAAGGCCATTAAGTTTTGTTCCACCCAGAGTCAAGGAGAGCTGCAAGATTTTTCCCGTAATAAGCTGAAGGATCTTGAAGATGAGCTTGTTTCTAAACTCAAATCTGCAATGAAAGAAGTAGCTGTGTGTTTCTACTAGccccctttctttctctccccTGTTTTTTTTCTCCTAATTTGTTTTCCAAATTAATTATATGTGGCATTCTTAAACCTGCAGGATGGTGGTGATGAGTATTCTCTTCTTGTAAATTCAAAAAGGCTGTATGAGCTTCAGTTGTCAAGGCCTGTACCTATTGAATCTTTATATGAAGAAATGATCGCTATTCTTTACAGTTTTAGAAACCTTGATGAAGAGGTGTTTTAAGTTGAACATTTGTTGGTggttttccttccctttttttttttcccttcttctgTGTTTGATCATAATATTGTTCCCCCATGGTTATCCAGGTCGTCAGTTTTCTGCTTCTCAACCTGTATGTGCATGTAGCCTGGTCTCTGCAATCTATTATAAATAGCGAAACGGTCTCTGAAGCATCCTTATCTTCTCTGCTGTCACAACACAATGCCTTGTTTGAGCAGCTTGAGTTTTACCTTACCACCCTTCTAGAAGCTGAGGGAGTGGGCAAATATAGAAATCAGTTAGCTTGCAGGGTAAGCAATTCTTTTCCTTAGATGTAAACTTCAACCTCAAAAAGTTTGAATATGTTTTGTGGAATGTCCTCATTTTGATCTGATGAAAAATCTGTTCTATGCCCCAGGTTTGTATTATACTTGCAGATGCATGGTGCTTGTTTAGAAAGACAAGTTTCTCAGCAACAAAGCTGGAAAAATTGGGGTACTATCCAGATGCAGCAATGCTGGAAAAGTTTTGGAAACTTTGTGAACTACAGCTCAATGTTTCAGGTGTCTCAATTCTTTGTTCTGTATGCGTTGCCAAATGTCCAATATCATGCGCTAGTTGATAATTATGTCATTGAAGCAGGACAGAATGATGGTATACATATATACGTGGGCCTTTACCTGTAGACTTCAGAGTGCCAATGAGTGAATCTTGGTGGTTAGTTTAGCAGTTTGGGGCCTTTGGGCTGAGCTCACTGCAATTCCGAAGAGCTTCAGCATTGGTTGATCTCAACTTGGAACTTAGAAACTGATGAGTGAACTTTTGGATAATAACATGCTCTTAGCTTTTGATTTCGTTAGTGTTGCTTACATCTGGACCTTACAAACAAAGCTTAAACTTTGTATGGAATTGGGGTAGGGTTCAATTTTCAGCTAAAATTCAGACCAATATTGAGTTCAATATTTGACAGAACATTAGAGTCCTAGCTGCCAGCTAAACAATGACCAATGTGGAGCCAGCCAGGGCTCTCATATAAATGTTGTGTTAACAGACTAATACTCCAATCAAGATTATAGAACTATTGAGTTAATCATGCATAACTTAAACTTGGCTTTCTCCTTTTATCGAGCTGGAGACTGAAGTCATGCTCTGCTTGATAACTCATGCTTCAAGGCAAACTTGAGcaacttatttattttttcttcttttgcgtTACTCCTGCAAATCTTGTTCATTCCTGAAACACAACTAAGCATCACCTAGGACCGGGATTTATTCCTTGACGATTCCCTTGTTTGAATGCAATAAGATACCTTGATGATTCCTGATGCTCATCAGTATGATCCACACATTGATTTTGCTTTGTGCTCATTTCGCTTTGTATATCTAAACTTTATCCATTTTCGATTACTGATTCACAGATGAGACAGAAGACGAAGATgttaacagagaatatattgaGGAGTCAAATAGAGATGCCATCATGATTGCTGCTGCCAAGTTGGTTGCTAATGATACAGTTTCTCAGGTGATTAGAGATTCGTCGTGTGTTGAAATTATGTATGGGCATCATCATTCATGCATCTGGCATAGATATAGAGCGCGACATCGCATGTGGATATGACTGTGTTATATTCTTTGTTCAGTCTACGCCAattcattttcagtttttgatTCAAATGGCTctattttttatcatttaattttCTTCGAGGGTATCAATATGATGCAAATGTTAATGCAGGAGTACCTTGGTCCAGAGATCATTTCTCATTTTGTGATGCATGGAGCCAGCGTGTCAGAGATTGTAAAGCATCTCATCTCtgttttgaagaaaaaagaagttgcGGTTTCCACCATCTTTTTGGAAGCACTGAAAAGGGTAGGACTTGTTATGGAGGATGAGAATTACAATTGGAAAAGGATATGCTACTGTTTATTTACATATGTTTTCGTTTTGCTTACATTTTTTTCCGAATTACTGCTTTAATTGGCCTCTAATTTGTTTTACACCACAAATAAATGTTCTGGTTATTCTACTGCATTTACATTGCATAATTTGCAAGCAAGAGAGAAGACAAATGCTCCattgtttatttatattattcattGAGTAGTGCATTCTTGTGTAGCGGACCCCAAATTGTTTGGGGCAAAGAGTGCCTTCCTGTGGCCTGAATCTGTTCTCATAGTCACATGATATTGTAATTTAAGGCTATCTGCATTGTTTTATCATATAAAAAACTTTTTGCGTCAGTATCTTTTCCCCTTTTATattgttttgtgtttgtgtgtgatTTCAAAGATTCTTTTTTATGAAGCCTTCATGAATTTAATTTGATATTCCGATTCAACAAGCATTCCTAATATTATGTCATAAGGTTTATGTGTCTGTATAGCCCTTATGTTCATTGTTTCCCTGCCTTTTTTGACTTTGACTAGGCATATGGACGACATCTGGCAGAACTCTCCAgaagtgttgatgaatccaTAACGGGCAAGTCTTTCCTTGAATGCAAGGAACTGGCAGCTCGGCTTTCAGGAACATTCATGGGTGCTGCTCGGAACAAGCATAGATCAGCTATTTTAAAGCTAGTAAAGGATGGTATTGAATATGCTTTTGCAGATGCTCCAAAACAGCTGTCTTTTCTTGAAGCAGCTGTAATTCATTTCGTATCCAAACTTGCTTCACCTGACGTCCTAGACATGTGAGAATTGCATATCAACTTCTAGAAGCATTTTTGGATACACTAGATAGGGAAATAATTttttctcagtttttttttccttcctgttTTTGGGGGGATGTGGGTGGGGGGAGGAAGCAAAGTTAGGTATTTGATGCATTTCTGTGATGCTAATATTTTATTGCCTTTTGCAAGTAGTTTAAAGGATGTTGAGAAACGAGCTGAGAATGTCAATACAGATGAAGATCCCAGTGGTTGGCGCCCATACCATGTATTTGTTGACACCATACATGAAAAGTATGCAAAGAACGAAGGTTTGCAAGGTACCACTGCCATCCATTAATCATTGGTCTCTCTGGATGCAATAGTAGGCAAAAGATTAATATTTCTCTCCTTTCGGGAAAAAGCAGAAGAGAGGCAGGAGTGTTACGTTTGCAGTCATTAAAATGAACTTTCCCCAAGTGACAATTCTGGGAAGACCTACTCCAGGTGGACATGTTCCCATTGCCTTGTCCAAGAGGGCAAGTATTCAAATCTTATAGTTGATGCCACCCATCCCGAAAGTTAACCTAACAGGGTTCTTTTTCatattacttttgtttttcttgcctTGTGCATTCATATGTGGATACGAGGGTCAACCATGTAGGAAACACATATTTAGTAGAAGTCAATCAGTCATGCCGTTTTTATGTCATCTTTCCATGGGGTAAATAATTTATCTTTAACTCAAATGTCAAAACTCTAATATTGTGATATCAGATCTAATGTGGCTCTTCTTTTGCAGATGAGAAAGAGGTGAGTATTGCAAGACGCAGAGGTCGTCCTCGGAAACAACAAAAGATTGAGGGTAAGAGGCTCTTTGATGAACACAGTTCAAGCGAAGAGGAGGATTCAATCAGTGCATCTGATCAAGAAGATGCTCAAGATGAACAGAAGCAaggtgaggaggaggaggaagaggctCCATTGATACAGTCGCTTAGGGTGTCCTCGAAGTTGAGGTCACTGAGAGTGTCAAGAGAGGACAGTAAAAACCAGGGAAGGTCACAAGTTTCTGCTTCTTGATCATGAGGTATGAAATGCATATATTCTGCTTCTGGTATCACTAGAACATCAATTATTTTAGGCCTCTGAACAATGAAGTTCAAATTGCAATTGTCCAAATGCATCATGAACTCATCCGGCTTAGTCAAGTTCTTTCATTAAAAAAACCTTCACAGAGAATGCTCCAGTTGACATAATGAACTGGCCGGCATATGTTTAACTACTGAATATGCAGAGAAGCTCAACCATTTGAAATTCTATCTTATCAGTTGGATGCATGCAACCTTGTGGTTTAAAACCGTGAATAAACTAGTCATTGTGGTATTAGTCAGATTAGTTGTTTGACCTCTCAGTGTCTTATCATGGAATTATTGAGTGAGGCCtgattttcaaaattataaCCTCTTAATTGGTTCCCGTGGGCAGACATGGTGAATTGTTCgcgtttttttttccttctataaaTGCTACTTGTAAAGTCTAGTATGTCTATATGTGCACACCAAGTTGGTTGGAAATTGGTTTCCAATGATTTTATATTGATGATCGTGAGAAGTCTCTGATATTGTATAATCTATATTTGCACACCAAGTTGGTTGACTGTGCATTTTTTTGGTCGTGCAGGGGCATCAAACTTGTGATGATCAATGTCAATTTGAACTTCTGTATATTTAAGGTGCAGGGGTACAAGTTTTAAGAGTTGGATAAGGTTATGTAATGAGCTGGTGCGCCAGTATTCTGAGCTGCACTTTCCCCATTCTGTAGGGCAAATTTGTAACACTAGTATTTCTTGGTGCTAATCTGTTGTGTTGGTTTTCGGCTTCTATAGAAGCATGCATATATATTAGGCCTGTCAACGGGTAATTGGCGGTAGCCGCAGCAGTCTATCCGGACAATATCCCGGACCCGAAATAATCGGTTATCGGACGGGTAGCAATCTATCCGGACCGATAGCAGAAACAATATTCCGGACCTGAAATGATCGGTTATACGATACGAATCTCTGATCCGGACCTGTTTTTTTATCCGGACCTAATTGATTTTAATATAATgcgtatatataatttatgaacttaattaaatataaaatgtaaattaaatgacattttaatttaaataataaaacatatatgaAATAAGTCAATgactatatatttgtatttatcaATCCGCTTGGGTCCTCGATGGGTCTAGTTTGCATATAAGCGGGCCTGTTCTGCTAAGACTTCGGGTAGTCGTATGTGAGTCCTAATCGGATACTCGGGTCCTGGTAAATACCCTGGTTAACGGTTCTGAAATTTAGATGAGGAAAATGATAATGGGTATCCTTAGAACACAatataaggatgaaaaatgtacattaaaatcttaaaaagttatattgaaatatgtattttaattaGGTGAGATAGTGTTCATTATAATATGTGTTTGTTGCATTCCTTTCCTTCTTCTAACCAAACGAGGTCCGTGGAGGTGAAGGAATGTACAAAGGTTATCTAGCTTGAGCAAAATCCATAGAAAGACAGATTCAAAGTTTATGATACACATCTCATGTACTTAACTTTAGTCCCAAAAATCTAAATGGGGTAGGCTGGCGTCTTCGCTTCCA contains:
- the LOC119982664 gene encoding probable protein phosphatase 2C 55, which gives rise to MIANEDLVVHTTNDYYCSGRRATVNGNFCERKPLKMVSAGSCYLPKDNPSKPRGEDAHFLWLKKNTMGVADGVGGWAKKGIDAGEYARELMRNSLTAVLNEPQGAVDPKRVLNSAFLNTKERGSSTACILTLRDDNHLHCANVGDSGFMVFRDKKLVYKSEAQQRGFNFPFQLGNSEGSDKPSCAKEIKVAVKAGDIVVVGTDGLFDNMYESEIEELLQKGKASSTEDLAILIAEYALYNSFDRFALSPFAKASRKAGFQHKGGKIDDITVLVSIMKPLNTT